One Nocardia huaxiensis genomic window, CGACGTCGGCGCGATCGTCGCCGATGTGGCGATCGACGCGACCGGACTGACCGCGGTCGATCGCATATCCCGCACGCTGACACCCGCCGCGGTCCGGCCCGGGGACGAGTCCGCGATCCACTACCTGGGACCGGCGAGCGGAGACGCCCTCGCGATACCCAACTACTTCAATGCCGCCGCGCGGCAAGCAGTCGCGCTCGCCTCATCACTGACCGCGCAGGTCACAAGGAACTGAGTCAGATGTCGCCACTGATAGCAATCGTCGACGGATACTCCACCGGCCGATACCTCGCACCGCAGATCCACCGTTTCGGCGGGTCGACCGTACACGTGCCCAGCAGCCCCGAGCCGCCCAAGATTCTCGAGCGGACCCGAGACGCGCACGGCGCGAACAAATCCCTGCCGTACGCCGCCGCCGACTCCATGGCGGCGCACCTGCGCGAGCTCGGGGTGGAGCGGGTCATCGCCGGCGCCGAATCCGGGGTGCTCTTCGCGGACGAGCTCTGTCGGCGGCTCGGAATCGACTGGAACACAACGGAATCGAGCCGGGCGCGGCGCGACAAGTACGAGATGATCGAACAGCTGCGCCGCTGCGGGTTGCGGGTGGTCGGGCAGGTGCGTTCCGCGGATGCCGAGGAGATCCACCGCTGGGCGCAGGCACAGCGGCAGTGGCCGATCGTGATCAAACCGGTCATGTCGACCTCGTCCGAGGACGTGTTCTTCTGCCGCGATATCGCCCAGATTCGCGAGGCGACGGACACGATTGTCGGCAAACGGAACTTCCTGGATGTGCTCAATGTCGATGTGCTCGCCCAGACCTATCTGGACGGGCCGATCTATGTCGTCAACAGTGTCAGCCACGGTGGCACGCACACCACCAGCGATGTCTGGCAGTTCGACTTCGAACGGACGCCGGGCAAGGGCATTCGCATGCTCCAGCACACCCTGCTGTCGCGCTCGTTCGAGAAATTCGACGAACTCGTCGCGTACAACAATGCCGCGCTGACCGCGCTCGGAATCCACAACGGCCCTTCGCACACCGAGCTGAAACTGACCGAGCACGGGCCCAGCATGATCGAGACCGGAGCCCGCCTCATGGGCGCCACCATCGAGGACGAGCCGTTCAAACGGTCACTGCCGTACACGCAGGTGGAACTGACCGCCATGGCGCTGTGCGCGCCGGAGGAATTCGCGAAACTGTCGGGCAGTGTGCAGCAACCGCGCACCGGCCTGGCCATCGTGTGGGTGCATTTCGACACCGAGGGCCGAATCACCGGCGACGCCGGGCTGTCTCAGCTCGCCGGCATCTCCTCCCTCGCCGGCTGCTACGGGCTGCCGGCGATCGGCGATCAGGTCGGCCGCTCGCAGGACACCACCGGCCGCGGCGGATTCATCTACCTGCAGTCGGACAACGAGCTCGATCTGCATCGCGACAGCCGGCGGGTGTGCCGGCTGGTGCGCGAGCAATCGCTGTTCGATCTCGACACCCGAAAGGCGAACTGATGTTGCGCGCCACCACGCTGTTCATGTCCGCCGACGTGGACACCGTTCCCCTGGCCAGGACCTACCGGTACGCCCGCGCGGTGGACCGCACCTGCACGCTCGCGCGGGCGTATCTGGACGACGGCCGGCACCGCGGCCGCGGCGAGGGGTCGCCGTTCGAGAGCTTCTTCGTCAGCGACTCCTCGTCCACCACGCGAGAGCTCTTGCGCGCCAAGGACTTCGTCAATGCCGGCGGATCGGTCGACACGGCCATCTTCCGGATGAACGACAAGCCGGCCCGCAATGCTCTCGAGGCCGCCTGGCTCGACTTGCGCGCCGAGCGCGAGCAGATCACCGTCGCCGAGCTGCTCGGGATCCCCGCACCGCCCGCGCTGACCGTCATGACCACCGTCGCGATGGGCGATCTCGACACTGTCGCAGCGGATTTGGCGCAGACCCGGGATCATCCGCTGCTCAAACTCAAACTCGGGGCCGACGACGACGCGGACCGTCTGGAACTGGTGCGGGCGCATCGCCCCGACGCGCGCCTGACGGTGGATGTCAATGGCGGTTGGACGGCAGCGCGATTCGCCGAACTGCTCCCGGCACTGGTGGCCGCCGAGGTCGAAATGGTCGAGCAGCCACTGGCCGCGGCGCAGGAGCATCTGCTGCCGTCGATCCAGTCGCCGATCCCGGTCGTGGCCGACGAATCCTTTTCCGACGGTTCGGATTTCGAACGGGTGCGCCGCTACTACGACGGGGTGAACATCAAGCTGGACAAGTGCGGGGGCCTCACCGCCGCGCTGTCGTGCATCGAGGTCGCCAAGGATCTCGGGCTGCGGGTCATGGTGGGGTGCCTGCCCGCGTCGTCGCTGTCGACCGCGGTCGGGATGCATGCCGCGCAGTTCGCCGAATGGATCGATCTCGACAACCACCTGTGGATGGACGAGGACGTGCAGCCGGCCATCGGCTACCGCAACGGCACCCTGGCGCCGCCCACACCGGAACTGTGGGGCTGAGCGGCCGTGAAAAAATCTGTCGCACAACCTCATACGACCGTGAGACCGGTCCTGGTCGATGCGCACAACGATCTGCTGATGCTCGTCGTCAAACGCCCGCGCGAGCGCTGGGGCAGCTACTTCCGGGAAAACTGGCTGCCGCAACTGCGCCGCGGCGGAGTCACCGTCCAGGTGCTGTCGGTCTATGTCGACCACAAGCTCTACGCCGAGTCCGCACTGCGCGAAACGCTGCGCATGATCGAAGCGGCGCATGTGATCGCCGAGCAGAACTCCGATCAGGTCCGGCTGTGCACCACGCGCGCGGAGGTCGACGCGGCGCAGCACAGCGGTCGTATCGCGCTGTTGCTCGCCATCGAGGGGTGCGGTCCGCTGGCTCCCGACCTGGCCCTGCTGGGACAGGTCCATCGCCTCGGCGTCCGGATGGTCTCGCTGGTTCACATGGGACGCAACGCTTTCGCCGACGCCAGCGACGAGCCCGCCTCGAACGCGGGGCTGAGCGCGCTGGGCGTGGAGGCCCTGCGGGAGATCGAAGCGCTGGGCATGCTCTTCGACATCTCCCACCTCAACGAGCGCGGCGTGGACGATGTGCTCGAGCTGTCGACGCAACCGGTCATCGCCAGCCATTCGGCCGCGCACGCGCTGCGCCCGCATCACCGCAATCTCACCGATGCGCAATTGCGCGCGGTGTCGGCCGCGGGAGGCGTGGTGTGCGTCAACTACATGGCTTCTTTCGTCGCGATGCGGAACGCCACCGTCGCCGACCTCGCCGACCAGGTCGACCACGTGACCGCGATCGCCGGAATCGACCATGTCGGAATAGGCCCGGATTTCGTCGCCGAGGTGTTCGCCGAAATCGCACCCGCCACCGTCGGTCCGGGATTCGACGATTTCGACCCGATCGAAACCATTGCCGGGCTCGAGGGGCCCGCCGGGCTGCCGCTGCTGGAAGCCGAACTGCGGCGGCGCGGCTGGGCCGAGGAATCGATCGGCAAATTCAACGGAGCGAATGTGCTCCGCCTGATCGCTCAGGTATGTGGCTAGCCACTCGTACCGGAGACCGAATGACAAGTGAGAGTGAAGGATCGGAATGTCCACAATCGATACGCAACGGTCGGCGGAATCGCCGACCGCGCCGAGTCGCTGGCTGCTGCCCATCATCTTGGGCGGCACCATGCTCAATATTCTCGATACCTTCGTCGTCAATGTGGCGCTGCCGACGCTGAGTTCGACCCTGCACGCCGGTACCGCCGCGCTGGAATTGGTGATCGCCGGGTATATCGTCGCGTTCGCGTGCCTGCTGGTCATCGGCGGTCGCCTCGGTGACATCTTCGGGCGTCGCCGGGTATTCATCATCGGCATGGCCGGTTTCGTCGTGGCCTCCACGGTGTGTGGCGTGGCGACCTCGGTGGAGGTGCTGATCGCGGCGCGGGTCGCACAGGGCGCGGCCGGAGCGCTGATGGTGCCGCAGACCCTGTCCATGATCCAGGTGCTGTATCACGGGGAATCACGACAGAAGGTGCTCGGCCTGTTCGGCATGGCCAATGGCATTTCCGCGGCGGTCGGCCAGATACTGGGTGGGCTGCTGATTTCCGCGGATATCTTCGGGCTGTCGTGGCGATTCGCCTTCCTGATCAATATTCCGTTCGGCATCGCCGGCGTGCTGGCGGCCCGGAAGGTTCTTCCCGAGACGCGCGCGCCGCAGGCGACGACGATCGACGGTGCCGGCGCTGCGCTGCTGGGGGGCGCAATGGTGCTGCTGTTGATCCCGCTGACCGTTGGGCGCGAACAGGATTGGCCGGCCTGGTGCTGGGTGCTGCTGGCCGCGTCGGTGGCGGTGATCGGGCTGTTCATCGTGGTCGAACGCCGCATCGAGGGACGGGGCGACATGCCGTTGCTGCCCATGTCGCTCATGCGGGTGAAAGGGGTGAACCGCGGGCTGCTGGTGTGTTTCGCGATCTTCGCGGCCTCCGGCGCGCTGCTGCTCACGTTGACCGTGGCGTTGCAGTACGGCCTGCACTACAGCCCGGTGAAGGCCGGATTGACGCTCGGCCCGTACACGGTGGCGCTGCTGGTCGGCGCGCTGGTCTCGCGGCATCTGGTGGCGAAGTTCGGGCGGACGGCCCTGTTCGCGGGCGGTGCTCTCGTGACCGCCGCATGCCTGGTGATGGCGGTGCAGATGAACACCGGCTTCGAATCGCTGACGCCGCTGAGCATCGCGCCGGTGCAGGCCGTCATCGGATTCGGCCAGGCGCTGTTGATGATTCCGCTGCTGGGCATCGTGCTGGCCGAGGTGCCCGTCGCGGCGACCGGCGCCGCCAGTGGCGCGTGGTCCACGACCAAGGAGGTCGCGGTGGCGTTCGGTGTGGCCGGCGTGGGGGCGCTGTTCTTCACCGTGGCCGCGGATCACGGCTTCGGCCCGGCCACGGCGGTGGCCGCGATCGCCGAGGCGGTGCTGGCCGCGATTGCCGCGGTCGCGGTGCTGACGCTGCCGGTGCCTGCCGCCGCTGCCTGATTCGTTTACCGCTACTGCCGCGAAAGCGGTGCGGCAGTAGCGGGGCGTACCTCGAATTCAATTGGTTCACTGGAAATTAGGGGATGATCCCTGGTGTACGACGCAATCGCGGTTGTCGGGCTGTCCTGCCGGGTCCCCGGAGTCGATTCACCGTCCGCTCTCTGGCAGCTCGTGTGCGAGGGCGGATCCACTGTCGGTGAAATACCGCGTGCCAGATACGGATTGCTCGGCGCCGCCTACGACGTGGACGAACCCATTGTCGGATCGTTCTTCTCCGAACCGCATGCGTTCGACCATGAATTCTTCGAACTGCCGGCGGCCGAAGCCGCGATCATGGATCCGCATCAGCGGCTGATGCTGGAGCTGGCGTGGGAGGCGATCGAGGACGCGCGGGTCAAACCGTCCGTCTTGCGGGGGACTCGGACCGGCGTCTATGTGGGCGCGAGCAGCAGTGATTTCGCCGCGGTCATGGCCAGAATCGAGCGCGAGGCCGCCGATCCGACCATGCTGACGGGGCTCAACCGGGGCATCATCGCGAATCGAGTGTCGTTCGCGCTGGGCCTGAATGGTCCCAGTTTCACCGTTGATTCGGGTCAGTCGTCGTCACTGCTCGCGGTGCATCTGGCCGGCGAGAGCATCCGGTCGGGGGAGTGCGATATCGCCCTGGCCGGTGGCGTCCATCTGAATCTGGCGCATGACTCGACGACGGCCATGAAGTACGCCGGGGTGCTGTCGCCGGACGGGAAATGCTTCACCTTCGATGCACGCGCGAATGGCATCGTGCGAGGTGAAGGCGGCGGATTCGTCATGCTCAAGGCCCTCGACCAGGCGCTGGCCGACGGCGACCACATCTATGCGGTGCTGCCCGGCAGCGCCGTCAACAATGACGGGGCCTCCCCGCTGCTGACCGAGCCCGCCGCCGATTCCCAGGCGAGCGTCATCCGGGACGCACTCCGGCGCGCGGGTGTCGAACCGGAAACGATCGGCTTGATCGAATTGCACGGCACCGGAACTCGTGTCGGTGATCCGGTGGAAGCTCGAGCGCTGGGAGCGGTTTTCGGGCCGGGACGGCCGGCGGGCCAGCCTGTCGCGGTCGGTTCGGTCAAGACGAATATCGGGCACTGTGAGGGTGCGGCGGGCATTCTGGGTTTGATCAAGACGGTGCTGGCTGTCGAACACGGGGTGCTTCCGCCCAGTATCAACTTCGAGAACCCCAATCCGGCAATCGATTTCGAGCGATACGGGCTTGCGGTCCAGACGCGGCGCGCAGCCTGGGAGACCCGTGGCGGTCCTCGCATCGCCGGTGTCAGCAGCTTCGGGATCGGCGGAACGAACTGCCATGTGCTCGTCGCCGAGGCGTCACCGCGGGCGGCTGTCCCCGAAGCGGGCGGCGAACCCGAATTACCGTGCGTGCCCTTGCTTTTGAGCGCCAAATCGATGGCGTCGCTGCGCGGGCAGGCCGCACGATTGACGAGCATGCTCGACGAATGCCCGGACTTGTCGATGTCCGCGCTGGCTGGTTCTCTCGTCGATACCAGGGAAACCTTCGCGTTTCGTGCCGCGATATCGAGCCCGACCCGCGATGGGGTCCGCGCGGGTCTCGCGGAGATCGCCGCGGGCGTCCCGGGGGAGCACTCGGACATCGGCCGCGCCGTCGAATCCCCCAGGGGCACAGTCTTCGTCTTCCCCGGGCAGGGCGGGCAGTGGCTGGGCATGGGGGAGGCCCTCCTCGCGGAGAGCCCGGTGTTCCGGGCCGAGATCGAGGACTGCGACCGCGCCGTCCGAAGCCGGTTCGGCTGGTCGATCGCCGAGGTACTGCGGCGGGCCGACGGCGCGGCAGACCCGGAGCGCATCAGCGTCGTACAACCGGTCCTGTTCGCGGTGATGGCCGGCCTCGCCCGGCTGTGGGCGTCCTGGGGTGTGAAACCCGCAGCCGTCGTAGGGCATTCGCAAGGAGAGGTGGCCGCCGCGTATATCGCCGGATGCCTGACCCTCGACGATGCGATGGCCGTCATCTGCGTCCGCTCACGGTTGATGGAGACCGTCGAAACCGAGGGCGGCATGCTCTCGGTGCAGGCGCCGGTCGAGACGGTGCGGGGTG contains:
- a CDS encoding ATP-grasp domain-containing protein, with translation MSPLIAIVDGYSTGRYLAPQIHRFGGSTVHVPSSPEPPKILERTRDAHGANKSLPYAAADSMAAHLRELGVERVIAGAESGVLFADELCRRLGIDWNTTESSRARRDKYEMIEQLRRCGLRVVGQVRSADAEEIHRWAQAQRQWPIVIKPVMSTSSEDVFFCRDIAQIREATDTIVGKRNFLDVLNVDVLAQTYLDGPIYVVNSVSHGGTHTTSDVWQFDFERTPGKGIRMLQHTLLSRSFEKFDELVAYNNAALTALGIHNGPSHTELKLTEHGPSMIETGARLMGATIEDEPFKRSLPYTQVELTAMALCAPEEFAKLSGSVQQPRTGLAIVWVHFDTEGRITGDAGLSQLAGISSLAGCYGLPAIGDQVGRSQDTTGRGGFIYLQSDNELDLHRDSRRVCRLVREQSLFDLDTRKAN
- a CDS encoding enolase C-terminal domain-like protein, encoding MLRATTLFMSADVDTVPLARTYRYARAVDRTCTLARAYLDDGRHRGRGEGSPFESFFVSDSSSTTRELLRAKDFVNAGGSVDTAIFRMNDKPARNALEAAWLDLRAEREQITVAELLGIPAPPALTVMTTVAMGDLDTVAADLAQTRDHPLLKLKLGADDDADRLELVRAHRPDARLTVDVNGGWTAARFAELLPALVAAEVEMVEQPLAAAQEHLLPSIQSPIPVVADESFSDGSDFERVRRYYDGVNIKLDKCGGLTAALSCIEVAKDLGLRVMVGCLPASSLSTAVGMHAAQFAEWIDLDNHLWMDEDVQPAIGYRNGTLAPPTPELWG
- a CDS encoding dipeptidase, producing MRPVLVDAHNDLLMLVVKRPRERWGSYFRENWLPQLRRGGVTVQVLSVYVDHKLYAESALRETLRMIEAAHVIAEQNSDQVRLCTTRAEVDAAQHSGRIALLLAIEGCGPLAPDLALLGQVHRLGVRMVSLVHMGRNAFADASDEPASNAGLSALGVEALREIEALGMLFDISHLNERGVDDVLELSTQPVIASHSAAHALRPHHRNLTDAQLRAVSAAGGVVCVNYMASFVAMRNATVADLADQVDHVTAIAGIDHVGIGPDFVAEVFAEIAPATVGPGFDDFDPIETIAGLEGPAGLPLLEAELRRRGWAEESIGKFNGANVLRLIAQVCG
- a CDS encoding MFS transporter, with translation MSTIDTQRSAESPTAPSRWLLPIILGGTMLNILDTFVVNVALPTLSSTLHAGTAALELVIAGYIVAFACLLVIGGRLGDIFGRRRVFIIGMAGFVVASTVCGVATSVEVLIAARVAQGAAGALMVPQTLSMIQVLYHGESRQKVLGLFGMANGISAAVGQILGGLLISADIFGLSWRFAFLINIPFGIAGVLAARKVLPETRAPQATTIDGAGAALLGGAMVLLLIPLTVGREQDWPAWCWVLLAASVAVIGLFIVVERRIEGRGDMPLLPMSLMRVKGVNRGLLVCFAIFAASGALLLTLTVALQYGLHYSPVKAGLTLGPYTVALLVGALVSRHLVAKFGRTALFAGGALVTAACLVMAVQMNTGFESLTPLSIAPVQAVIGFGQALLMIPLLGIVLAEVPVAATGAASGAWSTTKEVAVAFGVAGVGALFFTVAADHGFGPATAVAAIAEAVLAAIAAVAVLTLPVPAAAA